A genome region from Mammaliicoccus sp. Marseille-Q6498 includes the following:
- a CDS encoding cyclic lactone autoinducer peptide: MNLLSNLFSKTVSNILSSIGEVATTRACMAFLDETEVPAELLKEKQ; the protein is encoded by the coding sequence ATGAATTTATTATCAAACTTATTTTCTAAAACAGTATCAAATATCCTTTCATCAATCGGTGAAGTTGCAACAACTAGAGCTTGTATGGCATTTTTAGATGAAACTGAAGTACCAGCTGAATTATTAAAAGAAAAACAATAA
- a CDS encoding bile acid:sodium symporter family protein yields the protein MSNIKKFSQFINKTFVIWMLLAAIIGFSFPGSISQVAPYIPYLLGIVMFGMGMTISTNDFKEIFKAPKSVIIGVILQYTVMPVTAYLIAKGLHLSPDVALGVILVGCCPGGTASNVISYLAKANTALSVAVTTASTLLAPIVTPSLIFLFAREWLQVSFSSMFISVIQVVLIPIILGIIVQKFFRPLAVKSVDILPIISVVAISLILSSVVAGNKAQIIETGLILFGVVLLHNVCGLTIGYLLAKLFKLNRPDKRAISIEVGMQNSGLAVSLATAHFNPLSAVPGAIFSFVHLLTGPTIAIIWSNQTKRMNREKEHATAED from the coding sequence ATGAGTAACATAAAGAAGTTCAGTCAATTTATTAATAAAACATTCGTTATTTGGATGTTACTTGCAGCTATTATAGGATTTAGTTTTCCTGGTAGTATCTCTCAAGTAGCACCTTACATACCTTATTTATTAGGAATCGTAATGTTTGGTATGGGTATGACAATATCAACAAATGACTTTAAAGAAATCTTTAAAGCACCAAAAAGCGTAATCATAGGCGTGATCTTACAGTATACTGTTATGCCGGTTACTGCCTATTTAATAGCAAAAGGATTACATTTAAGTCCTGATGTAGCATTAGGTGTTATTTTAGTAGGTTGTTGTCCTGGTGGTACTGCATCAAACGTAATCAGCTATTTAGCAAAAGCAAATACAGCTTTATCAGTAGCTGTAACAACAGCATCTACATTATTAGCTCCAATTGTAACACCATCTCTTATCTTTTTATTTGCAAGAGAATGGTTACAAGTTTCATTTAGTTCTATGTTTATTTCAGTCATTCAAGTCGTATTAATCCCTATCATTTTAGGTATTATCGTTCAAAAATTCTTTAGACCATTAGCCGTAAAATCAGTCGACATTTTGCCTATTATTTCTGTAGTTGCCATTTCACTTATTCTATCTAGTGTTGTTGCAGGAAATAAGGCGCAAATCATTGAAACTGGTTTAATTCTATTCGGTGTCGTATTACTTCATAATGTTTGTGGACTAACAATTGGATATTTATTAGCTAAATTATTCAAATTAAATAGACCAGATAAACGTGCCATTTCAATTGAAGTAGGCATGCAAAACTCTGGACTCGCTGTATCATTAGCAACAGCTCACTTTAACCCACTATCTGCAGTTCCAGGCGCTATATTTAGTTTCGTTCATTTATTAACTGGACCGACAATTGCAATTATTTGGTCAAATCAAACGAAACGCATGAATCGTGAAAAGGAACACGCAACTGCTGAAGATTAA
- a CDS encoding GHKL domain-containing protein, with protein sequence MFFYKKFRLLGIINTLLVILISVVSDYLSVFFTKYIIENLNNVPHFFVYYMIFHSTFTILIALFIRALMNRFKLSYLYNNRIYLLLLAAFLGISFFVFYVYMPKTYNSEKDFEFQTLFYVIYVCVAAIFIILISFTIIREMALQRTKKEINQYYKYTLQIEQINNEMRKFRHDYVNILATLSEYIRQDDMEGLRVYFDQNIAHLHDDMKLNAIKINGLQNLHVREIKGLLTTKIIQSQEQNINISVEITEQIDHINMNIVELSRCIGIIMDNAIEASEFVDSPTIQIAFIKNEKSVLLIFMNKCSKDTPKVHKLFENHFSTKGRKRGIGLTTLKEITEKTDHVFLDTYINDQYFIQKLEIINDSTEEVIR encoded by the coding sequence GTGTTCTTTTATAAGAAATTTAGACTACTAGGAATTATAAATACACTTTTAGTAATATTGATATCTGTTGTTTCAGATTATTTATCTGTATTTTTCACTAAATATATTATTGAAAATTTAAACAACGTACCACATTTCTTCGTGTATTATATGATTTTTCATAGCACATTTACTATACTCATTGCATTATTCATTAGAGCGCTTATGAATAGGTTTAAACTTAGCTATTTATATAATAATCGTATTTATTTGCTTTTATTAGCAGCATTTCTTGGTATTTCGTTTTTTGTGTTTTATGTATACATGCCGAAAACTTATAACTCTGAAAAGGATTTTGAGTTTCAGACTTTATTTTATGTCATATATGTTTGTGTGGCTGCTATTTTTATTATTTTAATTTCGTTTACAATTATTCGTGAGATGGCTTTACAGCGTACGAAGAAGGAAATTAATCAATATTATAAGTATACTTTGCAAATTGAACAAATAAACAATGAGATGCGTAAGTTTAGACATGATTATGTGAATATTTTAGCAACGTTATCTGAGTACATAAGACAGGATGATATGGAAGGTTTGAGGGTTTATTTCGACCAAAATATCGCCCACTTGCATGATGATATGAAGTTAAATGCGATTAAGATAAATGGATTACAAAATTTACATGTTCGTGAAATTAAAGGGTTATTGACGACTAAAATTATTCAATCTCAAGAGCAGAATATCAATATTAGTGTTGAAATTACTGAACAGATTGATCATATTAATATGAATATTGTGGAATTGAGTAGATGCATTGGTATTATCATGGATAATGCGATTGAAGCGTCTGAGTTTGTTGATTCCCCTACTATTCAAATTGCTTTTATTAAGAATGAAAAGTCTGTGTTACTTATTTTTATGAATAAATGTTCTAAAGATACGCCGAAAGTACATAAATTATTTGAAAATCACTTTTCTACTAAAGGGCGTAAACGTGGTATTGGTTTAACGACTTTAAAAGAAATTACTGAGAAGACAGACCATGTTTTCTTAGATACTTACATTAACGATCAATACTTTATTCAAAAGCTTGAAATTATAAATGATAGCACTGAGGAAGTGATACGATGA
- a CDS encoding LPXTG cell wall anchor domain-containing protein yields MKLFFRILFCLVCSVATTFITNKIALADSNTTPIGFQFLTANHTPIPFETFQIQLDNETKSLTTKSDGLAIMQIPNQSLKSNYVITTPNQQTFTVEPNKLYQLTSTNMQPRNSPQSNNQSVTVDVLSNTYQHLSNMEVKLTANNQEFIGKTNTSGTTTINIPSNISKETQFNVSIQGIDTKSTMKIGEDKYYTYNASDKSVAPYINNTSNTDNTVNSNTTQVNSGQSNQANNNSNNTQSNNINNNQNSNINNNQSNTQNNIETYQISVAKDNLLATPARTKDQESKKEKKKTSSDVKKLPETGQNGSQYFKYIISFLLVSIATIIFFIFRRKRIKQQG; encoded by the coding sequence ATGAAATTGTTTTTTCGTATTTTATTTTGTCTTGTATGTTCTGTAGCTACAACATTCATTACAAATAAAATAGCTTTAGCAGATTCAAACACAACCCCTATTGGTTTTCAATTTCTAACTGCAAATCATACACCGATTCCTTTTGAAACTTTTCAAATACAGTTAGATAATGAAACGAAGAGCTTAACTACAAAGTCAGATGGACTTGCAATTATGCAAATTCCTAATCAAAGTTTAAAATCAAATTATGTCATTACAACACCTAATCAACAAACTTTTACAGTAGAACCTAATAAATTATATCAATTAACTTCGACAAATATGCAACCTCGTAATTCACCTCAATCTAATAATCAAAGTGTCACAGTCGACGTACTATCTAACACGTATCAACATTTAAGTAATATGGAAGTTAAATTAACAGCAAATAATCAAGAATTCATCGGTAAAACAAATACTTCAGGTACTACTACTATCAATATTCCTTCTAATATATCTAAAGAGACTCAATTTAATGTATCGATTCAAGGTATAGATACAAAATCAACTATGAAAATTGGCGAAGATAAATATTATACTTATAACGCTTCAGACAAATCTGTAGCACCTTACATCAACAATACTTCTAATACTGATAACACGGTAAATTCTAATACTACACAAGTAAACAGTGGTCAAAGCAATCAAGCAAACAACAATTCAAATAATACGCAAAGTAATAATATAAATAACAATCAAAATAGTAATATAAACAATAATCAAAGTAATACGCAAAATAACATAGAAACGTATCAAATATCTGTAGCAAAGGATAATTTATTAGCTACACCTGCTCGTACTAAAGATCAAGAAAGTAAAAAAGAAAAGAAAAAGACCAGCTCAGATGTTAAAAAACTACCTGAAACCGGTCAAAATGGTTCTCAATATTTTAAATATATCATTTCATTCTTGCTGGTAAGTATAGCTACTATAATCTTTTTCATTTTTAGAAGAAAAAGAATAAAACAACAAGGTTAG
- a CDS encoding accessory gene regulator AgrB, with the protein MYQPVQTQIDKIASSLQNSNDLDHISYLKVKYGLEVFVGNMMKTVVIYGAALLCHIFLYTLIVHLSYFAIRYFAFGAHAKSTFLCTIQSLIMFVVAPLIIVNIDISYWIYFSVAIIGYLIIIKYAPMQTKKHPILGKWKKGLKIKSILAATILLIISLFIKEPYQQLICLGLIFEAASLLPIFYKEEAILS; encoded by the coding sequence ATGTATCAACCAGTACAAACACAAATTGATAAAATTGCTTCAAGTCTTCAAAATTCAAATGATCTCGATCATATCAGCTACTTAAAAGTAAAATATGGTCTTGAAGTATTTGTTGGGAATATGATGAAGACTGTTGTCATATATGGTGCTGCCCTTCTATGCCATATATTCTTATATACACTTATTGTACATCTTAGTTATTTTGCCATAAGATATTTCGCGTTCGGTGCACACGCTAAGTCAACTTTTCTATGCACGATCCAAAGCCTAATCATGTTTGTAGTCGCACCACTTATCATTGTTAACATCGACATATCATACTGGATTTACTTTTCAGTCGCGATAATCGGTTACTTAATAATTATCAAGTACGCACCAATGCAAACAAAGAAACACCCAATATTAGGCAAATGGAAAAAAGGGCTTAAAATCAAATCGATCCTAGCAGCAACCATATTGTTAATCATCTCTTTATTCATTAAAGAACCATATCAACAATTAATATGCTTAGGATTGATTTTTGAAGCAGCATCATTACTACCAATATTTTACAAAGAGGAGGCAATACTATCATGA
- a CDS encoding DUF4097 domain-containing protein, with amino-acid sequence MKKLFYIGLSIFLIFGIIGTILWFTVNHKFEKQESYEKVFKNDKIEQIIVNGHNTDVEVKKGKHLNVKYDGKDKVNASVENKLLHFSERDKKLNLSFNFIPFKKTKNHLIITLPKKNYDAFNITTNTGNVSVKNVMSDNSNIITGTGNITYEKVKMKNAKAMSDLGSIRVSNSSLIKFNGELDTGNITVDKSKLINSELITNLGNINVKRLKNECDIKSSTEDGDITLSYNKPPKNTLLQLQAESGETKITNHAFNGEKVGSGKHVIEGYTVNGDIYVK; translated from the coding sequence ATGAAAAAGTTATTTTATATTGGTTTAAGCATCTTCTTAATTTTTGGCATTATAGGCACAATTTTATGGTTTACTGTTAATCATAAATTTGAAAAGCAAGAAAGTTATGAAAAAGTATTTAAAAATGACAAAATAGAACAAATAATTGTAAATGGGCATAATACAGATGTTGAAGTTAAAAAAGGCAAACATCTAAATGTTAAATATGATGGGAAAGATAAAGTTAATGCAAGCGTTGAAAACAAATTACTTCATTTTTCTGAACGAGATAAAAAGCTTAATTTAAGTTTTAATTTTATACCTTTTAAGAAGACTAAAAACCATTTAATTATTACACTGCCTAAAAAGAATTATGATGCATTTAATATCACAACGAACACTGGAAATGTTTCAGTCAAAAATGTTATGAGTGACAACAGTAATATCATTACCGGAACAGGTAATATTACTTATGAAAAAGTGAAAATGAAAAATGCTAAAGCAATGTCTGATTTAGGAAGTATTCGAGTGAGCAATTCAAGTTTAATAAAATTTAATGGAGAACTTGATACAGGGAATATAACAGTAGATAAAAGTAAACTTATAAACAGTGAATTAATTACCAATTTAGGTAATATCAATGTTAAACGTTTAAAAAATGAATGCGATATTAAATCTTCAACTGAAGATGGCGATATTACATTGTCTTACAATAAACCACCTAAAAATACTTTGTTACAATTACAAGCAGAGTCAGGTGAAACAAAGATAACTAATCATGCATTTAATGGTGAGAAGGTCGGTTCTGGAAAACATGTTATTGAAGGCTATACAGTAAATGGCGATATATATGTAAAGTAA
- a CDS encoding LD-carboxypeptidase, with translation MSNLIKPSKLSKGDTVAIVSPSSGLAGEEQFLWRTKVGIKRLEEEFGLKVKVMPNALKGNEFNYNNPEKRAEDLHLALKDPEVKAIICTLGGDDSVRLWPYIDLSIIKNNPKILTGYSDTTAIHFMFYQAGVSSYYGPLLLTDFAENVAMDDYTVDAINKTWFQNDIVGEIKPSSKIRKYGLKWDESNKDINRESFDNNGYEILNGKGKATGHLIGGCMELFHSLKATDVFPNKDAFDGAILFVETAEVHAPPWLMEDYVRAFGSMGIFDRINGVIIGRPHDDMYYEEYKDVWTKMLKEWNQEDMPVFYNVNFGHTEPTCIIPYGAQAELDVDNKTFSIIDNAVE, from the coding sequence ATGAGTAATCTAATTAAACCGTCTAAACTTTCTAAAGGCGATACAGTAGCAATCGTTTCACCTTCTTCCGGATTAGCTGGAGAAGAGCAATTTTTATGGAGAACAAAAGTAGGTATTAAAAGGTTAGAAGAAGAATTTGGTTTAAAGGTTAAAGTCATGCCTAACGCGCTAAAAGGCAATGAGTTCAACTATAACAATCCAGAAAAAAGAGCAGAAGACTTACATTTAGCCCTTAAAGATCCTGAAGTAAAAGCAATCATTTGTACTTTAGGAGGAGACGACTCAGTACGACTATGGCCATACATAGATTTGTCTATCATTAAAAATAACCCTAAAATACTCACTGGTTATTCTGATACGACTGCTATACACTTTATGTTTTATCAAGCTGGCGTTTCTAGCTATTATGGCCCATTATTATTAACTGACTTTGCTGAAAATGTAGCGATGGACGATTACACAGTTGATGCTATCAATAAAACGTGGTTTCAAAATGATATCGTAGGAGAAATTAAGCCTTCATCAAAAATTAGAAAATATGGTCTTAAATGGGACGAATCTAACAAAGATATTAATAGAGAATCATTCGACAACAACGGCTATGAAATTTTAAATGGTAAAGGTAAAGCGACCGGCCATTTAATTGGTGGCTGTATGGAACTCTTCCACTCTTTAAAAGCGACAGATGTCTTCCCTAATAAAGATGCTTTTGACGGTGCCATTCTCTTTGTTGAAACTGCTGAAGTTCACGCGCCACCTTGGTTAATGGAAGATTATGTGCGTGCTTTCGGTTCTATGGGAATTTTTGATCGCATAAATGGTGTGATTATCGGGCGTCCACACGATGATATGTACTACGAAGAATATAAAGATGTCTGGACTAAAATGTTAAAAGAATGGAATCAAGAAGACATGCCTGTTTTTTATAATGTTAATTTCGGTCACACTGAACCAACATGTATTATCCCTTACGGCGCTCAGGCTGAATTAGATGTTGATAACAAAACTTTTTCTATAATAGATAACGCTGTTGAATAA
- a CDS encoding carbon-nitrogen family hydrolase: protein MLKLKLAICQMHVIPGKPEDNMSKISEWLDSLGNDIEIAVLPEMWNTSYRLSDLNELADVNGEGILPFIKNKAKEINKHIIAGSIAYKDGNDVYNRAIIINREGQCINTYDKAHLVPMLNEHHFLTSGEKKSKVFQLDNIEMGTIICYDLRFPELSRSLALEDAKVIFVPAQWPKSRIEHWEVLLRARAIENQVFMIGCNTVGFCDDNEFGGHTVVYGPDGALIDSLKDGEGTLVVDLDFEVQEQIRESIPIFNSLRTDLY, encoded by the coding sequence GTGTTAAAATTGAAACTCGCAATATGTCAAATGCACGTTATACCAGGTAAACCTGAAGACAACATGAGTAAAATAAGTGAATGGTTAGATAGTTTAGGAAACGATATTGAAATAGCAGTTCTACCTGAAATGTGGAATACATCTTATCGATTAAGTGACTTGAATGAATTAGCTGATGTAAATGGAGAAGGTATTTTACCTTTTATAAAAAATAAAGCTAAAGAGATTAATAAGCATATTATTGCTGGTTCTATCGCTTATAAAGATGGAAACGATGTATATAACAGAGCTATTATCATTAACCGTGAAGGTCAGTGTATTAATACGTATGACAAAGCGCATTTGGTTCCTATGTTAAATGAACATCACTTTTTAACTTCTGGTGAAAAGAAATCAAAAGTGTTTCAATTAGATAATATAGAGATGGGTACAATTATTTGTTATGACTTAAGGTTTCCAGAACTATCACGTTCACTAGCATTAGAAGATGCAAAAGTTATTTTCGTACCGGCTCAATGGCCAAAATCAAGAATAGAACATTGGGAAGTCTTATTACGAGCAAGAGCAATTGAAAATCAAGTGTTCATGATAGGGTGTAACACGGTTGGCTTTTGTGATGATAATGAATTTGGAGGACATACTGTAGTTTATGGACCAGATGGCGCTTTAATAGATTCTTTAAAAGATGGAGAAGGGACATTAGTTGTAGATTTAGACTTTGAAGTCCAAGAACAAATTAGAGAATCAATACCGATTTTTAATAGTTTAAGAACAGATTTATATTAA
- a CDS encoding C45 family autoproteolytic acyltransferase/hydolase gives MQTFEFRGSHYDHGVAQAKWLQSTKMLENREKEWRIRRPRFDIDIKETEQIYKKFAPQIWDELMGMQDTLQLPLDLILLNYGHYRVYAKDSGCSIFLGEDYMVRNYDYNPATYDGRFSLFQPNDGGYAQIGPTSRVTGRMDGMNEHGLSMGYNFMHRKKPGDGFVCYMIGRLILETCKNIDEAVVLLKEIPHRTSFSYILMDASNNRIIVEATPRSVITKHNNLCTNHFEVLTHENRNYIKESIERYNRIEHITNEQMSLKDAFQYFNNPKYEIYSKLFKSWSGTIHTSAYIPSKLEVQIALGENGQIHTFNFQDWLDGQPLNLISLSGQLDTDIPFASE, from the coding sequence ATGCAAACATTTGAGTTTAGAGGTAGTCATTATGATCATGGCGTTGCCCAAGCAAAATGGTTACAATCTACGAAAATGTTAGAAAATAGAGAAAAAGAATGGCGTATAAGAAGACCTCGCTTTGATATAGATATAAAAGAAACAGAACAGATTTATAAAAAATTCGCCCCACAAATATGGGATGAGTTAATGGGTATGCAAGACACATTACAATTGCCACTTGATCTTATTTTATTAAATTATGGTCATTACAGAGTTTATGCGAAAGATAGTGGTTGTTCTATCTTTTTAGGTGAAGACTACATGGTTAGAAATTATGATTACAATCCTGCAACTTATGACGGTAGATTCAGTTTATTTCAACCAAATGATGGTGGTTATGCGCAGATCGGCCCTACTTCTAGAGTAACAGGTCGTATGGACGGGATGAATGAACACGGTTTATCTATGGGATATAATTTTATGCATAGAAAAAAACCTGGTGATGGTTTCGTATGTTATATGATTGGAAGATTAATTCTTGAAACTTGTAAAAATATTGACGAAGCAGTTGTTTTATTAAAAGAAATCCCCCATCGTACTTCGTTTAGTTATATTTTAATGGATGCTTCAAACAATAGAATAATCGTTGAGGCAACACCTAGATCCGTTATAACTAAGCATAATAACTTATGTACAAATCATTTTGAAGTGCTTACTCATGAAAATAGAAACTATATAAAAGAATCAATTGAAAGATATAATAGAATTGAGCACATAACAAATGAACAAATGTCTTTAAAAGATGCGTTCCAATATTTCAATAATCCTAAATATGAAATTTACAGCAAATTATTTAAAAGTTGGTCTGGTACAATTCATACTTCAGCTTATATCCCTAGCAAATTAGAAGTTCAAATTGCTTTAGGTGAAAATGGACAAATCCATACATTTAACTTTCAAGACTGGTTAGACGGTCAGCCTTTAAATCTTATATCTCTATCTGGTCAATTAGATACTGATATTCCATTTGCCAGTGAATAA
- a CDS encoding LytTR family DNA-binding domain-containing protein, which produces MKIIICEDDPKQLERMQTIINNYIMIEEKEMSIELATSDPYELLDHVKTANDIGCYFLDIQLDADINGITLASEIRKYDPIGNIIFVTSHSELTYLTFVYKVAAMDFIFKDDPDQLKKRVLDCLDTAYIRLGMLSKKTNVEKIELTRGSNSLYVQYDDVMFFESSSKSHRLIAHLDNRQIEFYGNLKDLANLDDRFFRCHNSFVVNRHNVEKIDTKDRTVYFKNGEHCYASVRNIKKI; this is translated from the coding sequence ATGAAAATTATCATTTGCGAAGATGATCCTAAGCAACTAGAACGCATGCAAACAATCATCAATAATTATATAATGATTGAGGAAAAGGAAATGTCTATTGAGCTTGCAACGAGTGATCCTTATGAATTATTAGATCATGTTAAAACAGCAAATGATATTGGCTGTTACTTTCTAGACATTCAATTAGATGCAGATATTAATGGTATTACTTTGGCAAGTGAAATAAGAAAGTATGACCCTATTGGAAATATTATTTTTGTAACGAGCCACAGTGAATTAACATACCTTACTTTTGTTTATAAAGTTGCAGCTATGGATTTTATTTTTAAAGATGATCCTGATCAATTGAAAAAGAGAGTTCTAGATTGTTTAGACACAGCTTATATTCGTTTAGGAATGCTATCTAAAAAAACGAATGTAGAAAAAATCGAATTAACAAGAGGTAGCAATTCATTGTATGTACAATATGATGATGTGATGTTCTTTGAATCTTCTTCAAAATCTCACAGACTTATTGCCCATCTTGATAATCGACAAATTGAGTTTTATGGTAATTTAAAAGATTTAGCTAATTTAGATGATCGATTTTTCAGATGCCATAATAGCTTTGTTGTTAATAGACATAATGTCGAGAAAATCGACACAAAAGACCGTACAGTCTATTTTAAAAACGGTGAACATTGCTACGCTTCAGTTAGAAATATTAAAAAAATATAA
- a CDS encoding beta-propeller fold lactonase family protein — translation MKTKGFIGSYTKKEGKGIYRFDVDESDQTIEKVEVGYEVEASTYLTQHNQFLYAIKRNGDDCGIASFLINEDGSLTYINDCLASQEGTGCYLSVSKDGKYLFESVYGIGIIRMYKLNPETGEVLNLIDDYHGTGHGPHEERQECSHMHFAQQTPDLDYIVTIDLGADVINTFKFSDEGLELYNTLEVQAGSGPRHIVFHPSGEYAYLVSELSNTIRVLTYKHGVFTEIGEPLMTIPEDFDLNSQIAAIRLTNDGRFIYTSNRGHNSIAVFKILGEGADLELVEIVSSGGTWPRDINITPSDSFIVAAHEHSYNLVLFSRNKETGHLTEIENEQKASEGVCVQFIK, via the coding sequence ATGAAAACGAAAGGTTTTATTGGTAGTTATACAAAGAAAGAAGGTAAAGGCATTTATAGATTTGATGTTGATGAAAGTGATCAAACTATAGAGAAGGTAGAAGTTGGATATGAAGTTGAAGCTTCTACTTATTTAACTCAACATAATCAATTCTTATACGCAATTAAAAGAAATGGGGACGATTGCGGAATTGCTAGTTTTTTAATTAATGAAGATGGTAGCTTAACATATATAAATGATTGTCTTGCTTCCCAAGAAGGAACAGGTTGTTATTTATCTGTTTCTAAAGATGGGAAATATTTATTTGAATCAGTTTATGGAATAGGCATTATTAGAATGTATAAACTAAATCCTGAAACAGGTGAAGTTTTAAACTTAATAGATGATTATCATGGAACTGGTCACGGACCTCATGAAGAGAGACAAGAATGTAGTCATATGCATTTTGCTCAGCAAACACCAGATTTAGATTATATTGTCACAATTGATTTAGGGGCAGATGTGATTAATACTTTTAAATTTTCTGATGAAGGATTAGAACTATATAATACTTTAGAAGTTCAAGCTGGTAGTGGACCAAGACATATTGTGTTCCATCCTAGTGGTGAGTATGCGTACTTAGTTTCTGAGTTAAGTAATACAATTAGAGTATTAACTTATAAGCATGGCGTGTTTACAGAAATTGGTGAGCCTTTAATGACGATTCCAGAAGATTTTGATTTGAATTCACAAATAGCAGCAATTCGATTAACGAATGATGGTCGTTTTATTTACACTTCTAATAGAGGACATAACAGTATTGCTGTGTTCAAAATATTAGGAGAAGGTGCTGATTTAGAGTTAGTTGAAATTGTTTCTAGTGGCGGTACTTGGCCAAGAGATATTAATATCACACCAAGTGATTCATTTATCGTTGCTGCACATGAACATTCATATAATTTAGTATTATTTAGCAGAAATAAAGAAACTGGTCATTTAACAGAAATCGAGAATGAACAAAAAGCCTCAGAGGGTGTATGTGTCCAATTTATTAAATAG
- a CDS encoding DUF1700 domain-containing protein, producing the protein MDKITFLNYLEDELSRLPKVERDKIMYDYESKFYEAQIENKNEAELIRELGEPKAIAKKVYATYAIRDAEVAPSFKNVFQAIMATLGMSFFNIFFIIIPFLIVAFILLIVVVAGALMMLGPIVSILNVILYGFHWIDITNIIFSISFLGLGLMLLIAGLKLIEISYKGILKYLRWCVRFLRRSAE; encoded by the coding sequence ATGGATAAAATAACCTTCCTTAATTATCTTGAGGATGAATTATCCCGATTACCAAAAGTAGAACGGGATAAAATAATGTACGATTATGAATCAAAATTTTATGAAGCTCAAATAGAAAATAAAAACGAAGCGGAATTAATTCGAGAACTAGGGGAGCCAAAAGCAATCGCTAAAAAAGTATATGCTACATATGCTATACGTGATGCAGAAGTAGCACCAAGTTTTAAAAATGTATTTCAAGCAATAATGGCTACACTCGGTATGAGCTTTTTTAATATTTTCTTTATTATTATTCCATTTCTTATCGTTGCCTTTATATTATTAATTGTTGTAGTAGCAGGTGCTTTAATGATGTTAGGGCCTATTGTTAGTATCTTGAATGTCATTTTATATGGTTTTCATTGGATAGATATTACGAATATTATTTTCTCAATTTCATTTTTAGGATTAGGCTTGATGTTATTGATTGCAGGTCTAAAACTGATCGAAATAAGTTACAAAGGCATTTTGAAATATTTAAGATGGTGCGTAAGGTTCCTTAGAAGGAGTGCTGAATAA